AGCTCCCTTCATCACTGGGCTCTCCAGCGGGTTTACCGGTAAACAGCTCTATCGCTTCTGACACATGATCAATTGCCCAGATGAAAAACTCTCCTTTCTCTACTGCTTTCACAATATCTTTACGTAGCATTAAATTATGAATGTTAGACCTAGGAATAATAACACCTTGATTTTGTGTTCGACCTTTCACACTACAGACATCAAAAAATCCTTCAATTTTTTCGTTTACACCTCCGATAGGCTGAGCTTCACCGAATTGATTCATTGAGCCGGTAATCGCAATATCCTGTCGATTTGGTTGCTTAGAAAAAGCAGAAACGACCGCGCAAAATTCGGCCATGCTCGCACTATCTCCATCTACGCCACCATAAGATTGTTCAAAGGTAATGTTAGTTGTTAAAGGTACTTTTGCCGTTTTTCCAAAAACAGAAGCCAAATAAGCCGACAAAATCAAAACGCCCTTTGAGTGGATACTACCTCCCAAATCTACATTGCGTTCAATATCAATAACCTCTCCATCACCGTATGATGTTGTCGCTGTTATCCGGTTAGGTGCACCAAACATGTAATCACTGGTCGTTAATACCGATAACGCATTAACTTGGCCTATTGCTTCACCCTCAGTATGAATAAGCGTTGTACCATTGACAAAGCTCTCCATTACATCGTCTTGTAAACGACTAACCCGCGTTTTTTGATTATCCAGTGCTTGTTCTACATGGCTGGCTCGGATCAGATTTGAACGAGCATTTCGCGCCACATAATTGGACTCTCTTAGCAAATTTGCAATGTGAGCAGAATGCAATGACAGCTTATTTTGGTCTGCTGCACTACGAGAACTGTATTCAATGATTCGACTCATCGCCTTTTTGTCACAATGGAGCATATTATTGTCGTGCACAATGCTGGATATAAAGCGAGCATAATGCAATTCAGAGTCGGGCGTACGAGACATTTCATCCTCAAAATCCGCTGTAACTCTAAACAATTCACTAAACTCTGCATCATAATTTTGCAGTAACTGATAAGTTCGATAATCACCGAACAAAATAATTTTCACATCTAGTGGAATAGGTTCAGGGTCTAGCGACACTGTCCCCGTTAAAGTCACCTCTTTCTCTAGAGAAGTAAAACTTAGTTGCTTAGAACGAAGTGCTCGCTTCAAGCCGTCCCATACATAGGGTTGTTCCAGTACTTTTATTGCGTCCATCAATAAAACGCCACCGTTCGCTTTGTGTAAGCTGCCAGCTCGAATTAATGAGAAATCCGTAAATACGGTTCCTTTAAAGGTCGCGGTTTCTGTATAGCCAAACAGGGAGTGATAATTTGGATTTTCTTCTACGATAATAGGAAAGGCATCAGCACTTTGTCTCACCAAAACATTAATCTTATAACGACGTGGTAATTTTTTATCTAAAGATGCGGCTGCGATTTCACCCTGCTCATCGCTCTCTTCTAAAAATATTTCGACGTTCTCTACAATATCTTTTTGTAGATCAGTTAAGTATTTTCTAATTTCAGTTAGCCCAACATATTCTTTTTTAAGCGCTTTAATAAAATGAGTAATAACGTCTAAAGTGACTTCATCGTTCAATTTCTGAATTTTTTCACTGTATGACTCTTCCCATTCAGTCAATTGGCGAACCATGGAGCGAAGTTGAATTTCTAGCGCATCAATATCTTTTCCAAACTGCTCTTGTTCTTTTTTGGATAATGCATCAAAGGTTTCTTCGCTGTGTTCTTCTTCTCCATTCATGGCGATAAATTGGTAGTCACCCTGCGTGGTAAGCGTTAGGTTGATGCTTTTGCCTTTAGCAATTTTGCTAATATCTTCAAGTTCACTTTGCTGTTTTTTAACTAACTGGCTTTTTAATTTTTCAGCTCGAGTAAAGTACATTTCATTATCAAATGCTAAAGGTATTGCTTTGACCAGCTTCTCCATCAACTTTTCGATGTCATGCTTAAATTTGTTTCCAGTACCTATAGGTAGCTTGAGGACCTTAGGTGTTCGGATATCATCAAAATTAGCGACGTAACACCAATCGAACAGAGAATTGATTTCATGTTGATGCCTATTTAAATAGCGTAGCACCATGGTTCGTTTGCCTAAACCATTACGTCCTATAGCATAGATATTGTACCCTTTCTCCTTAATGGACATAGCAAACTCAACCGCTTTTTGAGCCCTTTCCTGCCCAACTATTTCATCTAGTGGGGGCAACTCTTTGGTCGATTTGCAAGGCAACTTTTCTAATTTTGCCACATGATAAAGCTGAGAAAATTGTAGTGGAGTTATCGACATCATCACCTCCCGTGATAATTCAAGTAGTAGGTACTTTTGTCAGTGTAGATGATTTTTCATTACATTTTAGTGAGTTAAGCAACAATAGAGTTTCAAGTGATTAGTATTTAGCCAATATTAATAAAAAATAATGAGACACCTCGTTGTATTAATATTAAGACTTACACAACAAAACGTGATATCGGTTCAATAAAAAATGAACAGTGAGATTGAGATCACAGTAATTTCAACAAAAAATCAACAGTAACTATCCGCATTTCATTACAATACAAGCTGCTAAATAGAGAATAGAAACGAGTGGCATGCGTGATCAACTGAGAGGAATAAAGCTTGAAGCAATGGCGGATATTCGCCAATCGCGAAAGAAAAAATTGCTGATCACATTCTCGTCGATTGCATTAGTTATTTTATATTGCTACAGCGTGGTCAATTACCTTGATGGCAAACAATTAATAGCCTTAGTCAATCTTGTTAGTGCCACCTGCTGTGCAGGACATATCTGCTATATTTTAATCAATAAAACAGCCAGTTATAGCCCGCTTATCCCTTCGATAGCTGTATTGATCAATGCATTTATAAACATTGCCGAACCGACCGGAACGATTTTCTGGGTCTATCCTATTATTTCTGCGATCTTAATGATTAATGAATTTAGAACCTCCTTAATCTATACCGTCGTATTTTTTATTGGTGCTTTTACCATCTTAATGATGGGTGCTGACAGCTCTATTGACTATTTTACCTATCAAAATCTTTCTGTAGACAAATTCCTTCTATCCACACTGACTCTTTGCATCGTGACGCTTATTTCAAATTATGGGTATAAAAACGCTTCAGACTATCTTCAAAGCCTTTATCAAGAAGGAATTGACCAACTCGCCTATAGGGATAGATTGACAGGATTAGCAAACCGGTGGAGCTTTGAGGTTTGGTCAAAAGATAAATTAATAATTGCAGACAAACAGAGTTCGATTACTGCGTTATTGTTCCTCGATATCGACAACTTTAAGACCATCAATGATACATACGGACATGATCGTGGCGACAAATTGCTTCAACTTTTTTCTAAGCGTATTCAAAGCAACATGAGAACAACCGACCGCTCTACAAACAAAGATGATTACTCTATCGCTCGGTACGCTGGGGATGAATTTATGGTCTTGTTACATGACATACCAACAATTGAAGATCTTCAGCGCATTGTATCTAGGATCAATACTCTGTTTGACGATGAATTAAGCCAGACAGAATTAGAGTTAGCCGCTCACCTTACTTTCAGTATTGGGATTGCCATATATAAAGAAGATGCCAACAGCCTAGAGGACTTGATTAGATGTGCTGATAAGGCCATGTATGAAGCTAAAAATTTAGGTAAAAATCGCTATCAATTTTATCATTCTGCTCAGAATGAAAGTACTAAACCAACAAAGCTCTCAATTGCTTAATTGCTTAATTGCTTGGAAACATAAACAAGATCCAGACCCAAAATGCACCTAAAGTGATAGACCAGATCAATACCCGCCAGAAGGTGAGTTCCGGAACTTTACTTTTACGTTGAGACTTATCTACTTGTGATTGCTGTAGTTTAGCTTTAGCTTGTTCAATTTGTTTAGCTCGCGCTTTTTCCGGATGGATCACAGAATCATAGAGTTCACGCTGCTCTCTTTTTCTTCCGCTTTGTTTGCTATATCGGAAAATCGTTTGCGCTGATTATTGGTAAGCTCCTTATTAGGGTCATAGGACTTACCAGGGTCAGTATGCATGCGTGTTACCGCCATATATTTTCCCCTATCAAAAATTATCTATACATTAATTATAGACCCCTTACTCCATCAAAGTCATATTTCAGATGTAACATCAAGTAAACTAGAGCCTAAGATAAAAAAATAGCACCCAAGGGTGCTATTTAATAAAAGAGACTAAATTAAAACTCTTTGCTAACGGTATGCTCTTTAGGCAATTGGTGCGCAATACCTTTATGACAATCGATACAAGTTTGACCTTGTTCTTCTGCTGCATTATGTATTTGCGCGGCCACTGGCTTCTGTTCAACATAATCCATGTACTCAAAATTATGACAGTTACGACACTCTTGAGAGTCGTTTGCTTTCATACGAGCCCATTCTCGAGTCGCCATCTCAAAGCGATGATCTTCAAACTTTTTAGGAGTATCCACAATACCAAAGACTTTTCCGTAGAGCTCCTTACTTGCTTGAATCTTACGGATCATCTTAGGAACCCACTCTTTTGGAACGTGGCAATCTGGACACGTCGCACGAACACCCGAACGGTTCGAGTAGTGAATAGTACCTAAGTACTCTTGATACACATTGTCTTCCATTTCATGGCAGCCAATACAGAACTCTTCTCTGTTTGACATCTCCATACCAGTGTTAAAACCACCCCAGAAGATAATACCTGCAATGAAACCAACCGTTAAAAGCGTTCCAAGAGCCAGATGGCTCGGCTTGGTAAACCACGCCCATAGGCGTTTAATCATTCCCATACCGCCCCCTACTGGCCAAATTTACCAGCTGGTTTGAAATCATTAACTACTAGAGGTTTCGCGTCTACTTGTGTTACGTGACACTGTAAACAGAAATAACGACGAGGCGCTACTTCAGTCAACATTTTGTTATCGCGATCCATATAGTGCGTCGGACTCACACGTGGTGCTCCAGTTTTGCGATAAGTACTCACATCATGACACTCTAGACAACCATTATTACTCACGTTCAGTTGCACTTGAACTGTTGAATGTGGGATAAGTGGCGGTTGATTTACATAATCTAATGCCAATTTATCTTGATTTTTAGGTAGCTGCTTAATAGTAGACACCTGATTGTTATCGCTTATACCCTGATCGCCGCGAAGTGATGTCACTTCGGCGAACGCTGCCATACTTACTAAAGCGGCCAGCATTGCAGACACGACAAACTTACTCTTCATATTTAGCTCCAGTTCTTATTCTAAATTCGAATACTTTCTCAGCACAGACATCAATACAGCGACCGCATGAAATGCAATCCTGACTCATGATTTTCCTGTCGCCCTGTTTCAACGGTTGTCTCAATATTTTCGGTTCCGGACAAACGTTGTAACAATCCATACAGTTATTGCACTGCTCCCTTTTGGTCGCAGTTACACGCAATAGACTATAGCGACCGATAACACCATACGTAGCACCTAGAGGACATAGATGACCGCACCAAGCATGCTCAACAAGGAGCAAATCGATAAGGAACACCAACAGTATCAACACCGAGCCAGCACCAAATCCGAAAATAATACCTCGGTGAAGTGCGGAAACGGGATCTAACCATGTCCATAACAAAGTGCCTGATATAGCACTACCAATTAGGATTGCCGCAAGTAACCAATAACGTAATGATGACGGCCATTGATAACTTGCTTTGAGTCCTGTTTTTCTTCTAATCCATGCAGCCAAATCTGTTACCAGATTCATCGGGCATATCCATCCACAGAACATTCTCGGTCCTGCAATAGCATAAAACCCTGCGACTATTACCCCGCCAAGAATGGCAGTGGTTTCGGGCCAGTAACCTGTTGCAATTGTTTGAAGCAGTAGAAGAGGATCAGACATTGGTACGGTCCCTAGCAAAACGCTAGAAGACAAGTTACCTTCCAATACTCCCCATGTTGGTCCCATAATAAACAGACCGATAACCGAAAGCTGACACAGTCGACGTAAGATTAAGAATCGGTAAGCACTCCACCAACCCAATTTTTCTCTTGCGTCTTTACCTGCGTTTTTTGCAAGATTCTTCACGCTCTTAGGTTTCACCGCCATCATAAGCCTCCTTGTTTAGGACCGTCTGGCTTAATACCATCAGGGTTACCCAAAGGTTTACGATTTGGTAAATCTAGCTGTTCAGGAATCAAACTTTCACCACCGTGATTTGCTTTCTCTTCCCAACCCAAACGATAGTGATGACCTAACTCACCTTTCGCTAACGCTATTGGGACAACCTTGATTGCTGTTTCTTCTAGCACACAAGCTTCTTCGCATTTACCACAACCGGTGCATTTATCTGACACCACTGTTGGGATAAAGCTAGCATGAACACCAGTACGTTGATTACGTATAGGTTCAAGCGTTATGGCTTCATCTATCAGCGGACATACTCGATAACAAACGTCACAACGCAACCCTTGCCAGTTCAAGCATGTCTCATGGTCTATGAGAACAGCGGTTCCCATTTTTGCTTTCGCTATATCAGTTAACCCTTTATCTAGAGCGCCACTCGGGCACTCTACAACACACGGAATATCGTCACACATTTCACACGGAATACTTCTCGCAGTGAAATAAGGAGTACCCGTAGCCACTGGTGACAACATCGTCGCCAGCTTTAAGGTGTCATAAGGGCATGCTTGAACACACAAACCACAACGTAAGCAAGAGTTTAAAAACTCTGGCTCAGCTAAGGCACCTGGTGGGCGAATAGGCACACCGGATGTATCAGCTTTACTCTGTTTGGTTTGCAACCCAAGCACTGTCGTTGCGGCACCAACTCCAACCGCAGTCCGAAGAGCGTCTCGCATGAAACGTCTTCTACTCGCAGATGGCAAAGAATGTAAGATTTTCATTCTTTACTGCTCCATAACAACAACTAAGCTTTTCCGACCTTAACCGCGCACTTCTTGTAATCCGTCTCTTTTGACAGAGGATCAGTCGCATCAAGTGTTAGCTTGTTGGTTAACTGTCCAGCATCAAAGAACGGCATAAATACGAGGCCTTGCGGTACCTTGTTACGTCCACGTGTTTCCACATGGCTGGTGATCTCACCGCGACGTGATGCAATAGTAATAGCATCGCCTCGACGTAAACCACGCTTCTTGGCATCCAATGGATGCATATAAACAACTGCATCTGGGAATGCGCGATATAACTCAGGTACACGACGAGTCATAGAACCTGTGTGCCAATGTTCAAGTACACGACCTGTACATAGCCATAGATCATATTCATCATCTGGAGATTCCGCTGCAGGCTCATAAGGAAGCGCAAAGATAACTGCTTTCTTGTCTGGTTTGCCGTAGAACGAGAACTCTTCGCCTTCATTTACATATGGGTCATAACCTTCAACATAACGCCATAGTGTTTCTTTACCATCCACCACAGGCCAACGAAGACCACGGGCCTGATGGTACATATCGAAAGGTGCTAAATCGTGCGCGTGACCGCGACCAAAATAGGCATACTCTTCGAATAAACCTTTTTGAACGTAAAAACCAAAGTCTCTAGATTCGTCGTTTAATTGCCCTTCTGCTAATTCATCGATG
The DNA window shown above is from Vibrio algarum and carries:
- a CDS encoding Lon protease family protein, with translation MSITPLQFSQLYHVAKLEKLPCKSTKELPPLDEIVGQERAQKAVEFAMSIKEKGYNIYAIGRNGLGKRTMVLRYLNRHQHEINSLFDWCYVANFDDIRTPKVLKLPIGTGNKFKHDIEKLMEKLVKAIPLAFDNEMYFTRAEKLKSQLVKKQQSELEDISKIAKGKSINLTLTTQGDYQFIAMNGEEEHSEETFDALSKKEQEQFGKDIDALEIQLRSMVRQLTEWEESYSEKIQKLNDEVTLDVITHFIKALKKEYVGLTEIRKYLTDLQKDIVENVEIFLEESDEQGEIAAASLDKKLPRRYKINVLVRQSADAFPIIVEENPNYHSLFGYTETATFKGTVFTDFSLIRAGSLHKANGGVLLMDAIKVLEQPYVWDGLKRALRSKQLSFTSLEKEVTLTGTVSLDPEPIPLDVKIILFGDYRTYQLLQNYDAEFSELFRVTADFEDEMSRTPDSELHYARFISSIVHDNNMLHCDKKAMSRIIEYSSRSAADQNKLSLHSAHIANLLRESNYVARNARSNLIRASHVEQALDNQKTRVSRLQDDVMESFVNGTTLIHTEGEAIGQVNALSVLTTSDYMFGAPNRITATTSYGDGEVIDIERNVDLGGSIHSKGVLILSAYLASVFGKTAKVPLTTNITFEQSYGGVDGDSASMAEFCAVVSAFSKQPNRQDIAITGSMNQFGEAQPIGGVNEKIEGFFDVCSVKGRTQNQGVIIPRSNIHNLMLRKDIVKAVEKGEFFIWAIDHVSEAIELFTGKPAGEPSDEGSFPINTIFGIAQAKLNALRK
- a CDS encoding GGDEF domain-containing protein, encoding MRDQLRGIKLEAMADIRQSRKKKLLITFSSIALVILYCYSVVNYLDGKQLIALVNLVSATCCAGHICYILINKTASYSPLIPSIAVLINAFINIAEPTGTIFWVYPIISAILMINEFRTSLIYTVVFFIGAFTILMMGADSSIDYFTYQNLSVDKFLLSTLTLCIVTLISNYGYKNASDYLQSLYQEGIDQLAYRDRLTGLANRWSFEVWSKDKLIIADKQSSITALLFLDIDNFKTINDTYGHDRGDKLLQLFSKRIQSNMRTTDRSTNKDDYSIARYAGDEFMVLLHDIPTIEDLQRIVSRINTLFDDELSQTELELAAHLTFSIGIAIYKEDANSLEDLIRCADKAMYEAKNLGKNRYQFYHSAQNESTKPTKLSIA
- the napC gene encoding cytochrome c-type protein NapC, whose product is MGMIKRLWAWFTKPSHLALGTLLTVGFIAGIIFWGGFNTGMEMSNREEFCIGCHEMEDNVYQEYLGTIHYSNRSGVRATCPDCHVPKEWVPKMIRKIQASKELYGKVFGIVDTPKKFEDHRFEMATREWARMKANDSQECRNCHNFEYMDYVEQKPVAAQIHNAAEEQGQTCIDCHKGIAHQLPKEHTVSKEF
- a CDS encoding nitrate reductase cytochrome c-type subunit gives rise to the protein MKSKFVVSAMLAALVSMAAFAEVTSLRGDQGISDNNQVSTIKQLPKNQDKLALDYVNQPPLIPHSTVQVQLNVSNNGCLECHDVSTYRKTGAPRVSPTHYMDRDNKMLTEVAPRRYFCLQCHVTQVDAKPLVVNDFKPAGKFGQ
- the napH gene encoding quinol dehydrogenase ferredoxin subunit NapH — its product is MMAVKPKSVKNLAKNAGKDAREKLGWWSAYRFLILRRLCQLSVIGLFIMGPTWGVLEGNLSSSVLLGTVPMSDPLLLLQTIATGYWPETTAILGGVIVAGFYAIAGPRMFCGWICPMNLVTDLAAWIRRKTGLKASYQWPSSLRYWLLAAILIGSAISGTLLWTWLDPVSALHRGIIFGFGAGSVLILLVFLIDLLLVEHAWCGHLCPLGATYGVIGRYSLLRVTATKREQCNNCMDCYNVCPEPKILRQPLKQGDRKIMSQDCISCGRCIDVCAEKVFEFRIRTGAKYEE
- the napG gene encoding ferredoxin-type protein NapG gives rise to the protein MKILHSLPSASRRRFMRDALRTAVGVGAATTVLGLQTKQSKADTSGVPIRPPGALAEPEFLNSCLRCGLCVQACPYDTLKLATMLSPVATGTPYFTARSIPCEMCDDIPCVVECPSGALDKGLTDIAKAKMGTAVLIDHETCLNWQGLRCDVCYRVCPLIDEAITLEPIRNQRTGVHASFIPTVVSDKCTGCGKCEEACVLEETAIKVVPIALAKGELGHHYRLGWEEKANHGGESLIPEQLDLPNRKPLGNPDGIKPDGPKQGGL